Proteins found in one Oncorhynchus gorbuscha isolate QuinsamMale2020 ecotype Even-year unplaced genomic scaffold, OgorEven_v1.0 Un_scaffold_767, whole genome shotgun sequence genomic segment:
- the LOC124020197 gene encoding NLR family CARD domain-containing protein 3-like isoform X1, translating to MSLSGERKEGGPASKMSVSGERGEGGPASKRSLSGEHDTKAKRPIKQERPASPVPSCVSMKSDKSLRHPIEFRKGDFSSEQRNQQERSESEILSGQSSQSHQTDLASIFSLLEEKIMTFVRNELKMFKRILSPELPEGFESQKQDKEVVDAEDEQQESSAREGALKITLHILRKMNQKELADTLEKYELAVICQREIKSNLKKKFQCVFEGIAKQGNPTLLNKIYTELYITEGGTGEVNNEHELRQIETTTRKQARPETAIKCNDIFKPLTGQDKLIRTVLTKGVAGIGKTVSVQKFILDWAEGKANQDVQFVFSFPFRELNLMKGDKHTLIELLNHFSMETKQSRISNYNKYKVLFIFDGLDECRLPLDFQKNKICWDVTESTSVDVLLTNLIKGNLLPSALLWITTRPAAANKIPSGCVDQVTEVRGFNDPQKDEYFRKRFRDDDLASRIISHIKTSRTLHIMCHIPVFCWISATVLEHMLKHKREEMPKTLTEMYTHLAVFHTKQKTEKYLGKEETGPHWNKESIMSLGKLAFQQLVKGNLIFYEEDLKESGIDVNEASVYSGLCTQLFKEECGLYQDKVYCFVHLSIQEFLAAVYVFLSFINNTENLIYKPQTKSRIFSSLFRDKPEVTFYKSAVDKALQSETGNLDLFLRFLLGLSLESNQKHLRGLLTKTRSSSQSHEETVKYIKEKIRENPSPERSINLFHCLNELNDHSLVEEIQRYLRSGSLSKPNLSPAQWSALVFVLLTSEKELDVFDLKKYSRSEEGLLRLLPVVKASRAVLLSGCGVTEEGCASLVSALRSNPSHLRELDLSNNDLKDSGVKLLSAGLGNPHCKLETLRLSGCGVTEEGCASLVSALRSNPSHLRELDLSNNDLKDSGVKLLSAGLGNPHCKLETLRLTGCKLTDTSCKVLASVLISNPSHLRELDLSNDDLKDSGVKLLSAVLGDPHCKLETLRLSGCLVTEEGCASLVSALKSNPSHLRELDLRYNHPGDKGVRLLSVRREDPHCRLEKLNVEHGGENRMKPGIRKYVCDLTLNLNTADRKLSLSEENRKVTWRREEQPYPDHPERFEDCGQVLCREGLTGRYYWEVEWSGGAVIGVTNKGISRRGRGDDCWLGWNDKSWSLTCSDNSYIAWHNNNPTTIDVPSSSSHRVGVYLDWPAGTLSFYRASSDTLTHLITFTSTFTEPLYPGFGVWGDDSSVSL from the exons ACCAATCAAGCAGGAGAGACCAGCCTCCCCTGTTCCCAGCTGTGTGTCCATGAAGAGTGACAAGTCTCTGCGTCATCCTATAGAGTTTAGAAAGGGAGACTTTTCTTCTGAACAAAG AAACCAACaggagagatcagagtcagagattcTCAGTGGTCAGTCTTCCcagagtcatcaaacagacctggCCTCCATATTCAGT ttgCTTGAAGAGAAAATTATGACATTTGTGAGGAACGAGCTGAAGATGTTCAAGAGGATTCTTAGTCCAGAACTCCCAGAAGGCTTTGAGAGTCAGAAGCAGGATAAGGAAGTGGTGGATGCTGAAGATGAGCAGCAGGAGAGCAGTGCCAGAGAGGGGGCTCTGAAGATCACACTGCACATCCTGAGGAAAATGAACCAGAAGGAGCTTGCTGACACACTGGAGAAAT ATGAGCTTGCTGTTATTTGCCAACGTGAAATCAAATCTAATCTAAAGAAGAAGTTTCAATGTGTATTTGAGGGGATCGCTAAACAAGGAAACCCAACACTTCTCAATAAGATCTACACAGAGCTCTACATCACAGAGGGTGGAACAGGAGAGGTCAATAATGAACATGAGCTGAGACAGATTGAGACAACAACCAGGAAACAAGCAAGACCAGAGACTGCAATCAAATGTAACGACATCTTCAAACCCTTAACTGGACAAGACAAACTTATCAGAACTGTGCTGACAAAGGGAGTCGCTGGCATTGGAAAAACAGTCTCTGTGCAGAAGTTCATTCTGGACTGGGCTGAAGGAAAAGCAAATCAGGATGTCCAATTTGTGTTTTCATTCCCTTTCCGGGAGCTGAATTTGATGAAAGGGGACAAACACACTTTGATTGAACTTCTCAATCACTTCTCAATGGAAACCAAACAATCAAGAATCTCCAACTACAACAAGTACAAAGTTCTGTTCATATTTGATGGTCTGGATGAGTGCCGACTGCCCCTAGACTTCCAGAAGAACAAGATCTGTTGGGACGTCACAGAGTCAACCTCAGTGGATGTTCTGCTGACAAATCTCATCAAGGGAAAtctgcttccctctgctctcctctggatAACTACCCGACCTGCAGCAGCCAATAAGATCCCTTCAGGATGTGTTGACCAGGTGACAGAGGTACGAGGGTTCAATGACCCACAGAAGGATGAGTACTTCAGGAAGAGATTCAGGGATGACGACCTGGCCAGCAGAATCATCTCACACATAAAGACATCAAGAACACTCCACATCATGTGCCACATTCCAGTCTTCTGTTGGATTTCTGCAACAGTCCTTGAACACATGCTGAAAcataagagagaagagatgccCAAGACACTGACTGAGATGTACACACACCTTGCTGTGTTTCATACCAAACAGAAGACTGAAAAGTATCTTGGGAAAGAAGAGACAGGTCCACACTGGAATAAAGAGAGCATTATGTCACTTGGAAAACTGGCTTTTCAACAGCTTGTGAAGGGCAATCTGATTTTCTATGAAGAAGACCTGAAAGAGTCTGGCATTGATGTCAATGAAGCCTCAGTCTACTCAGGATTGTGCACACAGCTCTTTAAAGAGGAATGTGGGCTGTACCAGGACAAGGTGTACTGCTTTGTTCATCTGAGCATTCAGGAGTTTCTGGCTGCTGTATATGTGTTCCTCTCATTCATCAACAACACTGAGAATCTAATATACAAACCGCAAACAAAGTCCAGGATCTTTTCTTCGCTGTTCAGAGACAAGCCTGAAGTTACTTTCTATAAGAGTGCTGTGGATAAAGCCTTACAAAGTGAGACGGGAAACCTGGACCTTTTCCTCCGCTTCCTTCTGGGCCTCTCACTGGAGTCCAATCAGAAGCACTTACGAGGTCTACTGACAAAGACAAGAAGCAGCTCACAGAGCCATGAAGAGACAGTCAAGTACATCAAGGAGAAGATCAGGGAGAATCCCTCTCCAGAGAGGAGCAtcaatctgttccactgtctgAATGAACTGAATGACCATTCTCTAGTGGAGGAGATCCAAAGATACCTGAGATCAGGAAGTCTCTCAAAACCCAACCTGTCACCTGCACAGTGGTCAGCTCTGGTCTTTGTGTTGCTGACTTCAGAAAAGGAGCTGGATGTGTTTGACctgaagaaatactccagatcAGAGGAAGGTCTTCTGAGGCTGCTGCCAGTGGTCAAAGCCTCCAGAGCTGTTCT gctgtcaggctgtggagttacagaggaaggctgtgcttctctggtctcagctctgaggtcaaacccctcacacctgagagagctggatctgagtaacaatgacctgaaggattcaggagtgaagctgctctctgctggactggggaATCCCCACTGTAAACTGGAGACTCTGAG gctgtcaggctgtggagtcacagaggaaggctgtgcttctctggtctcagctctgaggtcaaacccctcacacctgagagagctggatctgagtaacaatgacctgaaggattcaggagtgaagctgctctctgctggactggggaATCCCCACTGTAAACTGGAGACTCTGAG ACTCACTGGCTGTAAACTCACAGACACGTCCTGTAAAGTGTTGGCATCAGTTCTCATttcaaacccctcacacctgagagagctggatctgagtaacgatgacctgaaggattcaggagtgaagctgctctctgctGTACTGGGGGATCCCCACTGTAAACTGGAGACTCTGAG gctgtcaggctgtctagtcacagaggaaggctgtgcttctctggtctcagctctgaagtcaaacccctcacacctgagagagctggacctgagaTACAATCACCCAGGAGACAAGGGAGTCAGACTGCTCTCTGTTAGACGGGAGGATCCACACTGCAGACTGGAGAAACTCAA TGTGGAACATggtggagagaacagaatgaaacCTGGGATTAGAAAAT ATGTCTGTGATCTCACACTGAACCTAAACACAGCAGACAGAaaactctctctgtctgaggagaacagaaaggtgacatggaggagagaggagcagccgTATCCTGATCACCCAGAGAGATTTGAGGACTGTGGACAGGTGCTGTGTAGAGAGGGTCTGACTGGGCGCTATTACTGGgaggtagagtggagtggaggggctGTTATAGGAGTGACAAATAAAGGAATCAgcaggagaggaaggggtgaTGACTGTTGGCTTGGATGGAATGACAAGTCCTGGAGTCTGACCTGCTCTGACAACAGTTACATTGCCTGGCACAATAATAATCCCACTACCATAGACGTCCCCTCCTCCAGCTCCCACAGAGTAGGAGTGTATCTGGACTGGCCAGCCGGCACTCTGTCCTTCTATAGagcctcctctgacacactgacCCACCTGATCACATTCACCTCCACATTCACTGAGCCCCTCTATCCAGGGTTTGGGGTTTGGGGTGATGACTCCTCAGTGTCCCTGTAA
- the LOC124020197 gene encoding NACHT, LRR and PYD domains-containing protein 3-like isoform X3, with protein MSLSGERKEGGPASKMSVSGERGEGGPASKRSLSGEHDTKAKRPIKQERPASPVPSCVSMKSDKSLRHPIEFRKGDFSSEQRNQQERSESEILSGQSSQSHQTDLASIFSLLEEKIMTFVRNELKMFKRILSPELPEGFESQKQDKEVVDAEDEQQESSAREGALKITLHILRKMNQKELADTLEKYELAVICQREIKSNLKKKFQCVFEGIAKQGNPTLLNKIYTELYITEGGTGEVNNEHELRQIETTTRKQARPETAIKCNDIFKPLTGQDKLIRTVLTKGVAGIGKTVSVQKFILDWAEGKANQDVQFVFSFPFRELNLMKGDKHTLIELLNHFSMETKQSRISNYNKYKVLFIFDGLDECRLPLDFQKNKICWDVTESTSVDVLLTNLIKGNLLPSALLWITTRPAAANKIPSGCVDQVTEVRGFNDPQKDEYFRKRFRDDDLASRIISHIKTSRTLHIMCHIPVFCWISATVLEHMLKHKREEMPKTLTEMYTHLAVFHTKQKTEKYLGKEETGPHWNKESIMSLGKLAFQQLVKGNLIFYEEDLKESGIDVNEASVYSGLCTQLFKEECGLYQDKVYCFVHLSIQEFLAAVYVFLSFINNTENLIYKPQTKSRIFSSLFRDKPEVTFYKSAVDKALQSETGNLDLFLRFLLGLSLESNQKHLRGLLTKTRSSSQSHEETVKYIKEKIRENPSPERSINLFHCLNELNDHSLVEEIQRYLRSGSLSKPNLSPAQWSALVFVLLTSEKELDVFDLKKYSRSEEGLLRLLPVVKASRAVLLSGCGVTEEGCASLVSALRSNPSHLRELDLSNNDLKDSGVKLLSAGLGNPHCKLETLRLTGCKLTDTSCKVLASVLISNPSHLRELDLSNDDLKDSGVKLLSAVLGDPHCKLETLRLSGCLVTEEGCASLVSALKSNPSHLRELDLRYNHPGDKGVRLLSVRREDPHCRLEKLNVEHGGENRMKPGIRKYVCDLTLNLNTADRKLSLSEENRKVTWRREEQPYPDHPERFEDCGQVLCREGLTGRYYWEVEWSGGAVIGVTNKGISRRGRGDDCWLGWNDKSWSLTCSDNSYIAWHNNNPTTIDVPSSSSHRVGVYLDWPAGTLSFYRASSDTLTHLITFTSTFTEPLYPGFGVWGDDSSVSL; from the exons ACCAATCAAGCAGGAGAGACCAGCCTCCCCTGTTCCCAGCTGTGTGTCCATGAAGAGTGACAAGTCTCTGCGTCATCCTATAGAGTTTAGAAAGGGAGACTTTTCTTCTGAACAAAG AAACCAACaggagagatcagagtcagagattcTCAGTGGTCAGTCTTCCcagagtcatcaaacagacctggCCTCCATATTCAGT ttgCTTGAAGAGAAAATTATGACATTTGTGAGGAACGAGCTGAAGATGTTCAAGAGGATTCTTAGTCCAGAACTCCCAGAAGGCTTTGAGAGTCAGAAGCAGGATAAGGAAGTGGTGGATGCTGAAGATGAGCAGCAGGAGAGCAGTGCCAGAGAGGGGGCTCTGAAGATCACACTGCACATCCTGAGGAAAATGAACCAGAAGGAGCTTGCTGACACACTGGAGAAAT ATGAGCTTGCTGTTATTTGCCAACGTGAAATCAAATCTAATCTAAAGAAGAAGTTTCAATGTGTATTTGAGGGGATCGCTAAACAAGGAAACCCAACACTTCTCAATAAGATCTACACAGAGCTCTACATCACAGAGGGTGGAACAGGAGAGGTCAATAATGAACATGAGCTGAGACAGATTGAGACAACAACCAGGAAACAAGCAAGACCAGAGACTGCAATCAAATGTAACGACATCTTCAAACCCTTAACTGGACAAGACAAACTTATCAGAACTGTGCTGACAAAGGGAGTCGCTGGCATTGGAAAAACAGTCTCTGTGCAGAAGTTCATTCTGGACTGGGCTGAAGGAAAAGCAAATCAGGATGTCCAATTTGTGTTTTCATTCCCTTTCCGGGAGCTGAATTTGATGAAAGGGGACAAACACACTTTGATTGAACTTCTCAATCACTTCTCAATGGAAACCAAACAATCAAGAATCTCCAACTACAACAAGTACAAAGTTCTGTTCATATTTGATGGTCTGGATGAGTGCCGACTGCCCCTAGACTTCCAGAAGAACAAGATCTGTTGGGACGTCACAGAGTCAACCTCAGTGGATGTTCTGCTGACAAATCTCATCAAGGGAAAtctgcttccctctgctctcctctggatAACTACCCGACCTGCAGCAGCCAATAAGATCCCTTCAGGATGTGTTGACCAGGTGACAGAGGTACGAGGGTTCAATGACCCACAGAAGGATGAGTACTTCAGGAAGAGATTCAGGGATGACGACCTGGCCAGCAGAATCATCTCACACATAAAGACATCAAGAACACTCCACATCATGTGCCACATTCCAGTCTTCTGTTGGATTTCTGCAACAGTCCTTGAACACATGCTGAAAcataagagagaagagatgccCAAGACACTGACTGAGATGTACACACACCTTGCTGTGTTTCATACCAAACAGAAGACTGAAAAGTATCTTGGGAAAGAAGAGACAGGTCCACACTGGAATAAAGAGAGCATTATGTCACTTGGAAAACTGGCTTTTCAACAGCTTGTGAAGGGCAATCTGATTTTCTATGAAGAAGACCTGAAAGAGTCTGGCATTGATGTCAATGAAGCCTCAGTCTACTCAGGATTGTGCACACAGCTCTTTAAAGAGGAATGTGGGCTGTACCAGGACAAGGTGTACTGCTTTGTTCATCTGAGCATTCAGGAGTTTCTGGCTGCTGTATATGTGTTCCTCTCATTCATCAACAACACTGAGAATCTAATATACAAACCGCAAACAAAGTCCAGGATCTTTTCTTCGCTGTTCAGAGACAAGCCTGAAGTTACTTTCTATAAGAGTGCTGTGGATAAAGCCTTACAAAGTGAGACGGGAAACCTGGACCTTTTCCTCCGCTTCCTTCTGGGCCTCTCACTGGAGTCCAATCAGAAGCACTTACGAGGTCTACTGACAAAGACAAGAAGCAGCTCACAGAGCCATGAAGAGACAGTCAAGTACATCAAGGAGAAGATCAGGGAGAATCCCTCTCCAGAGAGGAGCAtcaatctgttccactgtctgAATGAACTGAATGACCATTCTCTAGTGGAGGAGATCCAAAGATACCTGAGATCAGGAAGTCTCTCAAAACCCAACCTGTCACCTGCACAGTGGTCAGCTCTGGTCTTTGTGTTGCTGACTTCAGAAAAGGAGCTGGATGTGTTTGACctgaagaaatactccagatcAGAGGAAGGTCTTCTGAGGCTGCTGCCAGTGGTCAAAGCCTCCAGAGCTGTTCT gctgtcaggctgtggagtcacagaggaaggctgtgcttctctggtctcagctctgaggtcaaacccctcacacctgagagagctggatctgagtaacaatgacctgaaggattcaggagtgaagctgctctctgctggactggggaATCCCCACTGTAAACTGGAGACTCTGAG ACTCACTGGCTGTAAACTCACAGACACGTCCTGTAAAGTGTTGGCATCAGTTCTCATttcaaacccctcacacctgagagagctggatctgagtaacgatgacctgaaggattcaggagtgaagctgctctctgctGTACTGGGGGATCCCCACTGTAAACTGGAGACTCTGAG gctgtcaggctgtctagtcacagaggaaggctgtgcttctctggtctcagctctgaagtcaaacccctcacacctgagagagctggacctgagaTACAATCACCCAGGAGACAAGGGAGTCAGACTGCTCTCTGTTAGACGGGAGGATCCACACTGCAGACTGGAGAAACTCAA TGTGGAACATggtggagagaacagaatgaaacCTGGGATTAGAAAAT ATGTCTGTGATCTCACACTGAACCTAAACACAGCAGACAGAaaactctctctgtctgaggagaacagaaaggtgacatggaggagagaggagcagccgTATCCTGATCACCCAGAGAGATTTGAGGACTGTGGACAGGTGCTGTGTAGAGAGGGTCTGACTGGGCGCTATTACTGGgaggtagagtggagtggaggggctGTTATAGGAGTGACAAATAAAGGAATCAgcaggagaggaaggggtgaTGACTGTTGGCTTGGATGGAATGACAAGTCCTGGAGTCTGACCTGCTCTGACAACAGTTACATTGCCTGGCACAATAATAATCCCACTACCATAGACGTCCCCTCCTCCAGCTCCCACAGAGTAGGAGTGTATCTGGACTGGCCAGCCGGCACTCTGTCCTTCTATAGagcctcctctgacacactgacCCACCTGATCACATTCACCTCCACATTCACTGAGCCCCTCTATCCAGGGTTTGGGGTTTGGGGTGATGACTCCTCAGTGTCCCTGTAA